In Geotalea uraniireducens, one genomic interval encodes:
- the xerD gene encoding site-specific tyrosine recombinase XerD, whose product MDHYLDLFLSYLLVEKGLARNSLESYSRDIVKYLAFLHKRGVGEPDAIRPPDIADFLAQLKGDGLGARSRARALSAVRMFHKFLMIEGYATGNPTGLIEAPKTLRRLPQVLIGREVELLLAAPAGDGPAALRDRAMLELLYATGLRVSELVGLTVRDVNISAGYLLTFGKGGKERLVPMGESACAALERYLAAGRPTMDRQGDNRYLFLTRLGDRMSRQAFWNIIKKRAGEAKIGKNISPHTLRHSFATHLLENGADLRSVQAMLGHADLSTTQIYTHVTRERLKRIHEEFHPRG is encoded by the coding sequence GTGGACCACTATCTCGATCTCTTCCTGAGCTATCTGCTGGTGGAGAAAGGGCTGGCGCGCAATTCGCTGGAATCTTACAGCCGTGATATCGTTAAGTACCTGGCGTTTCTCCATAAACGGGGCGTTGGCGAACCGGATGCGATACGTCCGCCCGATATCGCCGATTTTTTGGCGCAGCTGAAAGGGGATGGCCTTGGGGCTCGCAGTCGTGCCCGGGCGCTCTCCGCCGTCAGGATGTTCCACAAGTTTCTGATGATCGAGGGATATGCCACGGGCAATCCGACCGGTCTGATCGAGGCCCCCAAAACCTTGCGCCGGCTCCCCCAGGTCCTTATCGGTCGGGAAGTGGAACTGCTCCTGGCGGCGCCGGCTGGCGACGGTCCCGCCGCGCTCCGCGACCGGGCGATGCTGGAACTTCTTTACGCTACGGGGTTGCGGGTTTCGGAACTGGTCGGCTTGACGGTTCGGGATGTCAACATCAGCGCCGGTTATCTGCTGACTTTCGGCAAGGGGGGGAAGGAGCGGCTGGTCCCGATGGGCGAATCGGCTTGCGCCGCCTTGGAGCGTTATCTGGCGGCTGGGCGGCCGACAATGGATCGGCAGGGCGATAACCGGTACCTCTTCCTGACTAGGCTTGGCGACCGGATGTCGCGGCAGGCGTTTTGGAACATTATCAAAAAACGAGCCGGCGAAGCGAAGATCGGCAAAAACATCTCGCCGCATACGCTCAGACATTCATTTGCCACCCATCTGCTCGAAAACGGCGCCGATTTGCGCAGTGTCCAGGCAATGCTTGGCCATGCCGATCTTTCGACGACCCAGATTTATACCCATGTAACCCGTGAACGGTTGAAGAGAATTCACGAAGAATTCCATCCGCGCGGCTGA
- the glnD gene encoding [protein-PII] uridylyltransferase — protein sequence MEFDIDRYFPDTSQEAGDAGRASFEEKRPLYLAACKHFLNHYREEIKRKHRSGASGLVVVRDITAMTDTLIRKLFRSITRDLAQPGRGREHLTLMAIGGYGRGELNPFSDIDLMFLHNGKDAGRVEDIAQKLLYFLWDMRLDVGYSVRTLQDCIEMAATDLTVRTALLDARVLSGSRFLFKDFGKVMLTQILARRSDSFIKEKVSELKKRREKFGSSVYLLEPNIKESEGGLRDLHTALWVAKIKYKVHSAKELVIKGVLTEEELASYNDALSYLWRVRNELHYLAGRKNDQLTFDAQGKLAKFFGYSDVGKSLAVEEFMRDYYLHATKVEHISSSLISSCARKDDGAFKILGYFIRRPIGDGFYIIRGELAIPDESVIEQEPARLMRIFEYAQKHGVALSLSVKALVRRSLNLVNDKFRRSREVNQSFFAILRSDKDVAGTLRLMHHLEFLNRFIPEFDHIYCKVQHDLYHIYTVDIHSLFAVEEIVKLLKGEYAKDLPLLTKLGREVDKRELLLLAVLFHDIGKGEGGGHAEKGADMIPTIARRMGLSKEDSERLEFLVRHHLLFAHIAQRRDLHDEKMIIQFARQMEKSENLKMLYLLTYADIRAVGTDVWTEWKAMLLQELYEKAFNVLERGDFKLEARSERVKGVKRKVLATLGEEYPAAAVKDELKAMTLRHLLSNTPEVIAEHVKILLALNQDSIIVRVGHEPDGGYSTYTICTYDIPGLFSMITGVMAANGINILGAQIHTSANGKALDILQVNSPQGFVITDESRWKRVEDDLRQVLSGKQQVAALVAKRQRPSLLADRPKPRFAPRVEIDNDVSSDYTVIDIYTHDTIGLLYRITSTLTELGLYIGVSKISTKVDQVADVFYVKDIFGHKISSADRLDEIRTRLLAAVE from the coding sequence ATGGAATTCGATATCGATCGTTATTTTCCCGACACGTCGCAGGAAGCGGGCGATGCCGGCCGCGCGTCCTTCGAAGAGAAACGGCCGCTTTACCTGGCAGCCTGCAAGCACTTCCTCAACCACTATCGGGAGGAGATCAAGCGTAAGCATCGCTCGGGAGCCAGTGGCTTGGTAGTGGTCCGTGATATTACCGCCATGACCGATACCCTGATCCGGAAGTTGTTCCGGAGCATAACCCGCGATCTCGCCCAGCCGGGGCGTGGCCGCGAGCACCTGACGCTCATGGCCATCGGTGGCTATGGGCGCGGGGAGCTGAATCCCTTTTCCGATATCGACTTGATGTTTCTCCATAACGGCAAGGATGCCGGCCGGGTTGAGGATATTGCCCAGAAGCTCCTCTATTTCCTCTGGGATATGCGTCTCGACGTGGGATATTCGGTCAGGACGCTTCAGGACTGCATCGAGATGGCAGCCACGGACCTGACGGTGCGAACGGCGCTGCTCGATGCCCGGGTCCTGAGCGGGAGTCGCTTTCTCTTCAAGGACTTTGGCAAGGTGATGCTGACCCAGATTCTGGCCCGGCGCAGCGATTCTTTCATTAAGGAGAAGGTTTCGGAGCTGAAGAAGCGTCGTGAGAAATTCGGCTCTTCGGTCTATTTGCTGGAGCCGAACATCAAGGAAAGCGAAGGGGGGCTACGGGACCTGCATACCGCCCTCTGGGTGGCGAAGATCAAGTATAAGGTCCATAGCGCCAAGGAGCTGGTTATCAAGGGAGTGCTGACCGAGGAGGAGTTGGCCAGTTACAATGACGCCTTGTCGTATCTGTGGCGGGTCAGAAACGAACTGCATTATCTGGCCGGCCGGAAGAATGACCAGCTGACATTCGATGCCCAGGGGAAGCTCGCCAAATTTTTCGGATATTCAGATGTCGGCAAGAGTCTGGCAGTCGAAGAATTCATGCGCGATTATTACCTCCATGCCACGAAGGTCGAGCATATCTCCTCCTCGCTGATTTCGAGTTGCGCCCGCAAGGACGACGGTGCGTTTAAAATCCTCGGTTATTTTATCCGCCGGCCGATCGGCGACGGGTTCTACATTATTCGCGGCGAACTGGCAATTCCTGACGAATCGGTCATTGAGCAAGAGCCGGCACGGCTGATGAGAATCTTCGAGTATGCCCAGAAACACGGAGTGGCACTCAGCCTGAGCGTCAAGGCGCTCGTCCGGCGCAGTCTCAACCTGGTGAACGACAAGTTCCGCCGCAGCCGCGAGGTGAACCAGTCGTTCTTCGCCATTCTCCGCTCCGACAAGGATGTGGCCGGCACTCTCAGACTGATGCACCATCTGGAGTTCCTTAACCGGTTTATTCCCGAATTCGACCATATCTATTGCAAAGTCCAGCACGACCTCTATCACATTTATACGGTCGATATCCACTCCCTGTTTGCCGTGGAAGAGATCGTCAAGCTGCTCAAGGGAGAGTATGCCAAGGACCTTCCACTGCTGACCAAACTGGGGCGGGAAGTCGATAAACGTGAATTGCTGCTCTTGGCGGTACTGTTCCACGATATCGGCAAAGGCGAGGGCGGGGGGCACGCCGAAAAGGGGGCGGATATGATTCCGACCATTGCCCGGCGGATGGGGCTGTCGAAAGAGGACAGTGAACGGCTCGAATTTCTGGTGCGCCATCACCTGCTGTTTGCCCATATTGCCCAGCGGCGTGACCTTCATGACGAAAAGATGATCATTCAGTTTGCCCGGCAGATGGAGAAGAGCGAAAACCTGAAAATGCTCTATTTGCTGACTTATGCCGACATTAGGGCGGTTGGTACCGATGTCTGGACCGAGTGGAAGGCTATGCTGCTACAGGAATTGTACGAGAAGGCTTTCAACGTTCTGGAACGGGGGGATTTCAAGCTGGAGGCCCGCAGCGAGCGCGTGAAGGGTGTCAAACGCAAGGTGCTGGCGACCCTCGGCGAAGAGTATCCGGCTGCTGCGGTCAAAGACGAACTGAAGGCCATGACTCTGCGGCATCTCCTCTCGAATACTCCCGAGGTGATTGCCGAGCATGTAAAGATTTTGTTGGCACTCAATCAAGACAGTATTATCGTCCGGGTTGGCCATGAGCCGGACGGGGGGTACTCCACCTATACCATCTGTACGTACGACATCCCCGGGCTCTTCTCCATGATCACCGGTGTCATGGCGGCCAACGGCATCAACATCCTCGGGGCCCAGATTCATACAAGCGCCAATGGTAAGGCGCTCGACATTCTCCAGGTCAATTCGCCCCAGGGATTCGTTATCACCGACGAGAGCCGCTGGAAACGGGTCGAAGATGACCTGCGGCAGGTGCTGAGCGGCAAGCAGCAAGTTGCGGCGCTGGTCGCCAAACGGCAACGGCCGAGTCTCCTCGCCGACCGACCCAAACCTCGCTTTGCTCCCCGGGTCGAGATCGACAACGATGTTTCGTCGGATTACACGGTCATTGATATTTATACCCACGACACGATCGGCCTGCTTTACCGGATCACCAGCACCCTCACCGAATTAGGGCTTTATATTGGCGTGTCCAAGATTTCGACGAAGGTTGACCAGGTTGCCGATGTCTTCTATGTTAAGGATATTTTCGGCCACAAGATTTCCAGTGCCGATCGGCTGGACGAGATCCGGACGCGGCTGCTCGCCGCAGTCGAGTGA